One Kaistella polysaccharea DNA segment encodes these proteins:
- a CDS encoding AI-2E family transporter has translation MDQHSTPSKNSDFQNKIWIAGGILLVIVLVAYLFGTLLNLLLLVLAGVLMSIYFHGCADFFKEKLKIGSPYALILSVTLNILIVGLFFWFVGARLNSQVDELSDKLPQTLEHAKSWLSEKPLGEKILNYSANSLNSGKAGSTIKSFFSSTFGILSDLYIVVLLGLFFTASPKVYRKGVIHLVPTKGKETAENLWDELHQVLKNWLKGQIFGFFFIAVLTGLGLWILGMPLVLTLALVAGLLNFIPNFGPLIALIPAALLALMQDTNTALLVVGLYTVIQIVQSAVTQPLIQKKMVSVPPALLVFGQVAMGVIAGFWGVLLATPLVAIVMTLVNKLYVEKQANQSEEN, from the coding sequence ATGGATCAACATTCTACTCCTTCAAAAAATAGTGATTTCCAAAATAAAATTTGGATTGCGGGCGGAATTCTACTCGTGATTGTTTTGGTCGCTTATTTATTCGGGACCCTTTTAAATCTTCTGCTTTTAGTTCTTGCGGGCGTACTCATGAGTATTTATTTTCACGGCTGTGCAGATTTTTTTAAGGAGAAGTTGAAGATAGGTTCTCCGTACGCGCTTATTCTTTCGGTGACGCTTAATATACTGATTGTCGGACTTTTCTTTTGGTTCGTTGGTGCGCGTTTAAATTCTCAAGTTGACGAACTTTCCGATAAACTTCCGCAGACCCTAGAACATGCGAAAAGTTGGCTTTCAGAAAAACCGTTGGGTGAAAAAATTCTTAATTATTCGGCCAACTCTCTGAATTCCGGAAAAGCCGGTTCTACCATAAAATCTTTCTTTTCCTCCACTTTTGGGATATTAAGTGATCTTTATATTGTCGTTTTGTTGGGTCTGTTTTTTACCGCAAGTCCAAAAGTTTATCGAAAAGGAGTCATTCATCTCGTTCCAACGAAAGGGAAAGAAACTGCAGAAAATTTATGGGATGAGCTGCATCAAGTGCTGAAAAATTGGTTAAAAGGTCAAATTTTTGGGTTCTTTTTCATTGCGGTTTTAACAGGTTTAGGGCTTTGGATTCTGGGAATGCCACTGGTTTTAACTTTAGCGCTAGTCGCAGGTTTATTAAATTTTATTCCGAATTTTGGGCCATTGATTGCCCTGATTCCGGCAGCATTGTTAGCGTTAATGCAGGACACGAATACCGCACTACTCGTCGTGGGACTTTATACTGTAATTCAGATCGTACAGAGTGCGGTCACACAACCTTTAATTCAGAAAAAAATGGTGAGTGTTCCACCAGCTTTACTGGTTTTCGGACAGGTTGCAATGGGTGTCATTGCGGGATTTTGGGGGGTATTACTGGCTACACCTCTTGTTGCCATTGTGATGACACTCGTCAATAAATTGTATGTAGAAAAGCAGGCGAATCAATCCGAAGAAAATTAG
- a CDS encoding DUF2147 domain-containing protein: MRIKLSVILMFSAFLNVFCQNTKDEILGKWMATDKSVEVNVYKEGNAFRAKVIWFDERLGGGSPLNSRVDIYNPDINLRHRKIIGMDILEGLHFNTENQRYENGKIYDGSSGRIWDANVEIKEGSRLCVRGFWKWTWIGKTLYFGRI; the protein is encoded by the coding sequence ATGCGCATTAAATTATCTGTAATATTAATGTTTTCTGCTTTTCTGAATGTCTTCTGCCAGAATACGAAAGATGAGATTCTGGGGAAATGGATGGCCACTGATAAAAGTGTTGAAGTGAATGTTTATAAGGAAGGAAACGCTTTCAGGGCGAAGGTAATTTGGTTTGATGAAAGACTGGGAGGCGGTTCGCCATTGAACTCCCGTGTAGATATTTACAATCCTGATATCAATTTGCGCCACAGAAAGATTATCGGGATGGATATTCTGGAAGGTTTGCACTTCAATACAGAAAACCAGCGGTATGAAAATGGTAAAATTTATGATGGCTCGAGCGGAAGAATCTGGGATGCCAACGTTGAAATTAAAGAGGGTAGTCGTCTTTGTGTTCGCGGTTTTTGGAAATGGACCTGGATCGGAAAAACGCTTTACTTTGGTAGAATATGA
- a CDS encoding phosphatase PAP2 family protein, whose translation MKVIFKRNRVAPIVKFFLCLFFFSFQYGFAQKDSLQEVARLPETQIKVKQFIIPAAMVTYGFISLASPKLNQSTKDELQEDHPLFHSNYDDFTQFSPGVAVFALNAFGVEGKHNWKDAALIYGSTIAITTAFVFPLKKITKEERPDHSGFNSFPSGHTAIAFASAEFLRQEYKESSPWIGYAGYAVATATGVLRMYNNKHWLGDVVAGAGIGIASAKLSYLLYDKVFLKKGWNFTLTPMYMNHKAGLVYVYNF comes from the coding sequence ATGAAAGTAATTTTTAAGAGAAATAGGGTAGCACCGATTGTAAAGTTTTTTTTATGCTTGTTTTTCTTTAGTTTTCAATATGGCTTTGCGCAGAAGGATTCTTTGCAGGAAGTTGCAAGATTGCCTGAAACTCAAATAAAAGTAAAACAGTTTATCATTCCAGCCGCTATGGTTACTTATGGATTTATTTCTCTGGCAAGTCCGAAATTGAATCAAAGCACAAAAGATGAACTTCAGGAAGATCATCCCTTATTTCATTCCAACTATGATGATTTCACGCAGTTTTCGCCGGGAGTTGCGGTTTTTGCCTTAAACGCTTTTGGAGTAGAAGGGAAACACAACTGGAAAGATGCTGCTTTAATTTACGGCAGCACCATCGCCATTACGACCGCCTTTGTTTTTCCTCTAAAGAAAATTACCAAAGAAGAACGACCGGATCATTCAGGTTTTAATTCTTTCCCGTCAGGTCATACCGCAATTGCTTTTGCCTCGGCTGAATTTCTACGGCAGGAATATAAAGAGTCCTCGCCTTGGATTGGTTATGCAGGTTATGCGGTTGCAACAGCAACGGGAGTTTTAAGAATGTATAATAACAAACATTGGCTGGGAGATGTGGTTGCAGGTGCTGGAATTGGGATCGCTTCAGCGAAGCTTTCTTACTTATTATACGATAAGGTATTTCTTAAAAAAGGCTGGAATTTTACGCTCACGCCCATGTATATGAATCACAAGGCCGGTTTGGTCTATGTTTATAATTTTTGA
- a CDS encoding PepSY-like domain-containing protein: protein MKKSAIVLSIIFALGAGTITAQQMTKGDEVPVAVKNAFKKDYPKVNKVKWDDEHGTYEAEFKLNNQDVSVTYNAKGMKEETETSLKVTELPKNVVSYVAQKKYGTIKEAAKIVKADGSVIYEAEVKKGDLLFDHNGNFQTLKVEKD from the coding sequence ATGAAAAAGTCAGCAATTGTATTATCAATTATTTTCGCACTCGGAGCAGGAACAATCACGGCACAGCAAATGACAAAAGGAGATGAAGTTCCTGTAGCAGTCAAGAATGCATTTAAAAAGGATTATCCGAAAGTAAACAAAGTGAAATGGGACGATGAACACGGAACGTATGAAGCAGAATTCAAACTAAATAACCAGGATGTGTCGGTTACGTACAATGCAAAAGGGATGAAAGAGGAAACTGAAACTTCTTTAAAAGTTACAGAATTGCCTAAAAATGTAGTTTCTTATGTTGCTCAAAAAAAATACGGAACCATTAAGGAAGCTGCAAAAATCGTAAAAGCAGACGGCTCTGTAATCTATGAAGCCGAAGTTAAAAAAGGCGATCTTCTGTTTGATCATAATGGAAATTTCCAAACTTTAAAAGTTGAAAAAGACTAA
- a CDS encoding sensor histidine kinase encodes MKLTHYISLRYIGVTLLVMLISIPVFYLVIQNVLTHNIDEHLKDRQSVITEKLENLTNGNVISFQEGITIEKDPVHQVEERISTENIYNKEEKETESFRVLQFPLKTSSSFYNVKISESLVETEDLLKSILYLLLSMFGLLTLTLLFINSIIKKNIWKPFYETLDQLKNFRVDDTESLHLEKTRIDELSDLNDSLNKLSATNMKVYQAQKEFTENASHELQTPLAIVQNNIELFWQTEPISEQQSEILNDISLANSRMTRLNKSLLLLSKIENKQFNNIQEVNLNQIADQFLRNYQEQIKFRNLQLETNWSTPFLVIMDFSLAEILVGNLMLNALKYAPVGSTIELNFNKDEFVISNLAEHRALDEKKLFKRFQRQNSQENSTGLGLEIAKQIARSFDLNLDYFFRENRHYFRVKRN; translated from the coding sequence ATGAAACTGACGCATTACATTTCCCTGCGGTATATAGGTGTTACTCTTTTGGTGATGCTTATTTCAATTCCCGTTTTTTATTTGGTCATCCAAAATGTTTTAACGCATAATATTGATGAGCATTTAAAAGACCGTCAAAGCGTAATTACAGAAAAGTTAGAAAATTTAACGAATGGAAACGTGATCAGTTTTCAGGAAGGAATTACAATCGAGAAAGATCCTGTTCATCAAGTTGAGGAGAGAATTTCTACTGAAAATATTTACAATAAAGAGGAGAAAGAAACAGAATCTTTCCGCGTGCTGCAGTTTCCTTTAAAAACCTCATCCTCTTTCTATAATGTAAAGATTTCCGAATCGCTGGTTGAAACAGAAGATCTTTTGAAGAGCATTCTTTATCTTTTACTGTCGATGTTTGGCTTGCTCACTTTAACTTTACTTTTCATCAATTCAATAATTAAAAAAAACATCTGGAAACCTTTTTATGAAACTTTAGATCAACTTAAAAATTTCAGAGTTGATGATACCGAAAGTCTCCATTTAGAAAAAACCAGAATCGATGAATTGAGTGATTTAAATGATTCTTTAAATAAACTTTCTGCCACGAATATGAAAGTGTATCAGGCGCAAAAAGAATTTACAGAAAATGCATCTCATGAACTTCAAACTCCCTTGGCGATTGTTCAGAACAATATCGAACTGTTTTGGCAGACGGAACCGATTTCGGAGCAACAGTCAGAGATTCTGAATGATATCTCGCTCGCGAATTCCCGAATGACACGGTTAAATAAATCACTGCTCTTACTTTCTAAAATTGAAAATAAACAGTTTAATAATATTCAGGAAGTGAATCTCAATCAGATTGCTGACCAGTTTTTAAGGAATTATCAGGAACAGATTAAATTTAGAAATCTTCAGTTAGAAACCAATTGGTCTACGCCATTTCTAGTTATTATGGATTTCAGTTTGGCGGAAATTCTGGTCGGAAATTTAATGCTGAATGCTTTAAAATATGCTCCGGTTGGCAGTACAATCGAACTTAACTTTAATAAAGATGAATTTGTAATTTCTAATCTGGCAGAACATCGTGCTTTAGACGAGAAAAAATTATTTAAAAGATTTCAACGCCAGAACAGTCAGGAAAACAGTACGGGTTTAGGTTTAGAAATTGCAAAACAAATTGCGCGGTCTTTCGATTTAAATCTAGATTATTTTTTCAGAGAAAACAGACATTATTTTAGGGTTAAAAGAAACTAA
- a CDS encoding response regulator transcription factor — MKILLVEDEKQLSKSILSYLKNEKYTCELAENFESAKEKLELFDYDCILLDITLPDGNGLHLLQLLKNEKKADGVIIISAKNSLDDKITGLNLGADDYLPKPFHLSELGARISSVIRRRQFKGSSVIEINDLAIDADSKIISFKNIPIDFTRKEYDILLYLAVNKNKIVSKNAIAEHIAEDNIEYFDNFDFLYAHIKNIKKKLTSVGAQDCIKSVYGMGYKIEAK; from the coding sequence ATGAAAATTTTACTCGTCGAAGACGAAAAGCAACTCAGCAAAAGCATCTTATCTTATTTAAAGAACGAGAAGTACACTTGTGAACTTGCCGAAAACTTTGAAAGCGCCAAAGAGAAACTGGAATTGTTCGACTACGATTGTATTCTTCTCGACATTACTTTACCCGATGGAAACGGTCTTCATCTTTTACAATTATTAAAAAACGAGAAAAAAGCCGACGGCGTGATTATTATTTCTGCAAAAAATTCTTTAGATGATAAAATTACAGGCCTGAATCTCGGTGCTGATGATTACTTACCCAAACCTTTTCACCTCTCAGAATTGGGTGCTAGGATTTCTTCGGTTATTCGACGGCGACAATTTAAAGGAAGTTCAGTAATTGAAATTAATGATTTGGCAATTGATGCTGATTCGAAAATTATTTCCTTTAAAAATATACCCATCGATTTTACACGAAAAGAGTATGATATTCTCCTTTATCTCGCCGTTAATAAGAATAAGATCGTTTCCAAGAACGCCATTGCAGAACACATCGCAGAAGACAATATCGAATATTTCGACAATTTTGATTTTCTCTATGCACATATCAAAAACATTAAGAAAAAACTGACTTCCGTTGGTGCGCAGGATTGTATAAAATCAGTTTACGGAATGGGCTATAAAATTGAAGCGAAATGA
- a CDS encoding metallophosphoesterase has product MKIQYCSDLHFEFADNKDFLVKNPLQPLAEVLILAGDIMPFSHMNRHQDFLTYLSDHFKTVFWLPGNHEYYKSDINDRSGSFEEKVKENIFLLNNTVKSFGDVQLIFSTLWSAISPENASQIEEALYDFKLIRKGKNLFNATDFNHLFEENVDFIRRVLSEQNDSKKIVVTHHVPTLLNYPPQYEGSIINEAFATELSGFIQENEIEYWIYGHHHYNAEDFLIGKTKMVTNQLGYVQNREHLGFKSGVILEI; this is encoded by the coding sequence ATGAAAATCCAGTATTGCTCTGATCTCCATTTCGAATTTGCTGACAATAAAGATTTTCTCGTAAAAAATCCCCTTCAACCTCTTGCTGAGGTGTTGATCTTGGCCGGAGATATTATGCCCTTTTCGCATATGAACAGACATCAGGATTTCCTGACCTATTTGTCGGATCATTTTAAAACGGTGTTTTGGCTTCCCGGAAATCATGAATATTATAAAAGTGATATTAACGATAGAAGTGGAAGTTTTGAAGAAAAAGTTAAGGAGAACATTTTTCTTTTGAATAACACCGTGAAATCTTTTGGGGACGTACAACTTATTTTTTCTACATTATGGTCTGCGATCTCCCCCGAAAATGCAAGTCAGATCGAGGAAGCTTTGTATGATTTTAAATTAATAAGAAAAGGTAAAAACCTTTTTAACGCAACCGACTTTAACCATCTATTTGAAGAAAATGTCGATTTTATACGACGTGTCCTTTCGGAACAAAACGATTCAAAGAAAATAGTAGTGACGCACCACGTCCCAACCTTGTTGAATTATCCGCCGCAATACGAAGGGAGCATTATCAATGAGGCATTTGCTACAGAATTATCAGGCTTCATCCAGGAAAATGAAATTGAGTATTGGATTTACGGTCATCATCATTATAACGCCGAAGATTTCCTAATTGGCAAAACAAAAATGGTGACCAATCAACTCGGATATGTTCAGAACAGGGAGCATTTGGGTTTTAAAAGTGGGGTGATTTTAGAGATTTGA
- a CDS encoding cold-shock protein, translated as MADSFSKKENFKKKLQKQKEKAMRREERKESNDKGKGLDDMIMYVDANGQFTSTPPDKRNDEDFDLGNIQLGAAPIEAEDPIKSGIVTFFSEKGYGFITEDKSKENIFFHSNNCEEMIKKGNKVAFEVEKSPKGLSAINIKLVK; from the coding sequence ATGGCGGATTCTTTCTCCAAAAAAGAAAACTTTAAGAAAAAACTTCAAAAACAAAAAGAAAAAGCAATGCGTCGTGAAGAACGCAAGGAAAGTAATGACAAAGGAAAAGGTCTAGACGACATGATTATGTACGTAGATGCCAACGGTCAGTTTACGAGTACACCTCCGGACAAAAGGAATGATGAAGATTTTGATTTGGGTAATATACAGCTAGGCGCGGCGCCGATTGAAGCTGAAGATCCTATTAAATCAGGTATCGTTACTTTTTTCAGTGAAAAGGGTTACGGTTTCATCACCGAAGATAAATCGAAAGAAAATATTTTCTTCCATAGTAATAATTGCGAAGAGATGATCAAGAAAGGGAATAAAGTCGCTTTCGAAGTAGAAAAATCTCCCAAGGGTTTATCTGCAATCAACATTAAGTTAGTTAAATAA
- a CDS encoding BCCT family transporter yields MFKSTLNKGIFIPSILFILLVSVISVLYPAMTDAILDTIKNFIFVNLNWVYVWSVTCFVIFLIYLLFSKYGKIRLGDNDSRPEHSFFSWVAMLFSAGMGIGLMYFGVAEPMQHYTSEVFGLHEYVNKPKNAQLFTFFHWGIHAWAIYGLVGLSLSYFAYRLKLPLSLRSCFYPLLKNKTDGNWGNAIDVFALCSTFFGITTTLGFGVVQINSGLQHLNIVPDTSFFYQILIVGVLVSLAVLSALTGVDKGIKILSNINVTMVVALLLFVLILGPTVYLIGSFTEGLGNYISNFFDLTFATHVYDKEQLPWFYDWTILYWAWWISWSPYVGLFIAKISKGRTIREFIVAVLLLPSLFNFIWMTVFGNSAIWFDENVGNGALSAVATNPDALMFRFLEYLPFSTIASFITILIVIIFFVTSADSGIFVMNNIATKNAVKSPKWQTVLWGTLLAGLSLLLLNAGGLKALQSMTLITALPFAIILLLFILSLIKALTIDQAYYDRTFSKATVPWSGRLWKDRLKQIVATKDRHSIDLFIDTVVKEAFTELKLEFAENGIAANLNHHTNPRKIEIEIKYDKINNFVYGVETTAKKVSGFLVSEDNIPEVQDKGAFYPKAYFGDTREGYDVQYFTKNELISDVLKHYDRFLDIVSEERNEMFISSDSHHQAK; encoded by the coding sequence ATGTTTAAATCTACTCTGAATAAGGGAATATTCATTCCCAGCATTCTTTTTATATTATTGGTTTCCGTAATTTCCGTCCTCTATCCCGCGATGACCGATGCGATATTAGACACCATCAAAAACTTCATATTTGTGAACCTCAACTGGGTTTATGTATGGTCGGTAACGTGTTTTGTCATTTTCCTAATCTACTTATTATTTAGCAAATACGGAAAAATTCGATTGGGAGACAACGACAGCAGGCCGGAACATTCCTTTTTTTCCTGGGTCGCCATGTTATTTTCGGCGGGAATGGGAATTGGACTCATGTATTTTGGGGTCGCAGAACCGATGCAACATTATACTTCGGAAGTCTTTGGCCTCCACGAATATGTGAACAAACCAAAAAATGCACAGCTGTTTACTTTTTTCCATTGGGGAATACACGCCTGGGCAATTTACGGACTCGTCGGATTATCGCTTTCCTATTTCGCTTACCGGCTGAAACTTCCGTTATCATTACGAAGTTGTTTCTATCCTTTATTAAAAAATAAAACCGACGGTAATTGGGGAAATGCGATCGATGTTTTTGCATTGTGCAGTACTTTTTTCGGAATAACGACGACCCTGGGTTTTGGTGTTGTTCAAATTAATTCGGGTTTACAACATTTAAATATTGTTCCAGACACCAGCTTTTTTTATCAAATCCTGATTGTCGGAGTTCTGGTTTCCCTGGCAGTACTTTCAGCCTTAACAGGCGTTGACAAAGGAATCAAAATATTAAGCAATATTAATGTCACCATGGTTGTTGCGTTGCTTTTGTTTGTGCTCATATTAGGTCCCACGGTTTATTTGATCGGCAGTTTCACTGAAGGTTTGGGTAATTATATCAGCAACTTTTTCGACTTGACTTTTGCCACGCACGTTTACGACAAAGAGCAATTGCCTTGGTTCTACGACTGGACGATCCTGTATTGGGCCTGGTGGATTTCCTGGTCGCCTTATGTGGGTCTTTTCATTGCAAAAATATCTAAAGGCAGAACGATCCGGGAGTTTATTGTAGCGGTGTTACTGCTTCCGTCGTTATTCAATTTTATCTGGATGACCGTTTTCGGCAACAGTGCAATTTGGTTTGATGAGAATGTGGGTAACGGAGCACTAAGTGCGGTGGCTACAAACCCTGATGCATTGATGTTTCGATTTTTAGAATACTTGCCATTTTCTACCATCGCAAGTTTTATCACCATTCTTATTGTGATCATTTTTTTCGTGACTTCTGCAGATTCGGGTATTTTCGTCATGAACAATATTGCCACGAAAAATGCCGTGAAATCTCCGAAATGGCAAACCGTTTTGTGGGGTACACTATTGGCGGGATTATCGTTACTGTTGCTTAATGCTGGAGGTCTTAAAGCCCTCCAAAGTATGACGCTTATTACTGCATTGCCATTCGCGATCATTTTGCTTTTATTTATTTTGAGTTTAATAAAAGCGCTAACCATTGACCAGGCGTACTACGACCGTACGTTTTCAAAAGCTACCGTTCCGTGGTCTGGCAGATTATGGAAAGACCGCCTGAAACAAATTGTAGCTACGAAAGACCGTCACTCGATTGATCTTTTTATCGATACTGTGGTGAAAGAAGCCTTCACCGAACTGAAATTAGAATTTGCGGAAAACGGCATTGCAGCAAACCTTAATCATCATACCAATCCGAGGAAGATTGAAATAGAAATCAAATATGATAAGATCAATAATTTCGTCTATGGAGTGGAAACTACTGCAAAAAAAGTATCTGGTTTCCTGGTTTCTGAGGATAATATTCCAGAAGTTCAGGATAAAGGGGCTTTTTATCCAAAAGCTTATTTTGGAGATACACGAGAAGGTTACGACGTTCAATATTTTACCAAGAATGAATTGATCTCTGATGTACTGAAACATTACGATCGGTTCTTAGATATAGTGTCGGAAGAAAGAAATGAAATGTTTATCAGCAGCGATTCGCACCACCAAGCAAAGTAA
- a CDS encoding vWA domain-containing protein: protein MMEKQTVHNLIILDESGSMDIIKSQIISGFNETVQSIKGSQKKFPEQEHFISVVSFNNLANKLLHFIDPVDKLNEIDAEQYQPNACTPLFDAIGFAVTKLHQVVKDQKNSNVLVTIMTDGEENASKEYSGKQIKELIEKLKQEKWTFTYIGTDHDVDQIALHLSITNTLIFEKNEEGIKDMFEKDRKSRGSYYAKVQRNEDTKDNFFEE from the coding sequence ATGATGGAAAAACAAACCGTACACAATCTCATTATTTTAGACGAAAGCGGCTCGATGGACATTATTAAATCCCAGATTATTTCGGGCTTTAACGAAACCGTGCAGTCGATTAAAGGTTCTCAGAAAAAGTTTCCGGAGCAGGAACATTTTATCTCGGTGGTGAGTTTTAATAATCTCGCCAATAAATTGCTGCACTTCATCGATCCTGTAGATAAGCTTAACGAAATCGACGCAGAACAGTATCAGCCGAATGCCTGTACGCCACTTTTTGATGCGATTGGATTTGCAGTAACCAAATTACACCAGGTGGTAAAAGATCAAAAAAACTCTAACGTACTGGTGACGATTATGACTGATGGGGAAGAAAATGCCTCCAAGGAATATTCCGGGAAACAGATTAAGGAACTCATCGAAAAATTGAAACAGGAAAAATGGACTTTCACTTATATCGGCACCGATCACGATGTGGATCAGATTGCACTTCATCTTTCCATCACCAATACTTTGATCTTTGAGAAAAATGAAGAAGGCATCAAAGATATGTTTGAGAAAGATCGAAAATCACGCGGTTCTTATTACGCTAAAGTTCAACGAAATGAGGATACGAAAGACAATTTCTTTGAGGAATAG
- a CDS encoding dipeptidyl peptidase 3, which translates to MKRSKITLLALASVLLFSCTTQQKTATEPIPQEQSAKNDGNSIDRFADIEVLKYQVPGWNDLTLKEKEYVYYLSQAGYAGRDIIYDQNYKHNLTIRRALEHIYQNYKGDKDTEDWRNFEIYLKRVWFANGIHHHYSNEKMKPTFSKAYFDQLLQNTNTKLDAQIADILFNNVDNKKVNLDLSKGLLRGSAVNFYGDGVTSEEADKYYAQMKSPDAQRPLSTGLNSKLVKENGKLTEKVYKSGGMYGAAIDKVTYWLEKAKTAAENQKQANALALLIQYYKTGDLKTWDDYNTAWVGATDGNIDYINGFIEVYNDPLGHKGSYESVVQIKDFDMSKKMEVLSNEAQWFEDHTPLMPQHKKKNVVGVSYKTVVVASEAGDSSPSTPIGINLPNADWIRAEYGSKSVSLGNIIDAYNQAGGSGRLKEFVNDEEELRLSEKYGELASKLHTALHEVVGHASGQINPGVGTPKETLKSYASTMEEGRADLVGLYFLYDPKLQELGLVDDWKAVGKSAYDNYIRNGLMMQLVRLDPGADIEESHMRNRQWVSAWVFEKGKKDNVIEKVMRNGKTYFNITDYDKLHDLFGQLLRETQRIKSEGDYNAAKNLVENYGVKVDQALHKEVLARNAQYKEAAYRGFVNPYITPVKNTNGTVTDYVLKYPTSFPEQMLEYAKEYSFLPDNN; encoded by the coding sequence ATGAAAAGATCCAAAATTACCCTTCTTGCGCTCGCTTCCGTACTGCTATTTTCCTGTACCACGCAGCAAAAGACCGCCACTGAGCCAATTCCACAGGAACAAAGTGCAAAAAATGACGGAAACAGTATCGACCGTTTTGCCGACATTGAAGTACTTAAATATCAGGTACCAGGCTGGAACGATTTAACCTTAAAGGAAAAAGAATACGTCTATTATCTGAGTCAGGCCGGATATGCAGGCCGCGACATCATTTATGATCAGAATTACAAACACAACCTGACGATCCGTCGTGCTTTGGAACACATTTACCAGAATTACAAGGGCGATAAAGACACGGAAGACTGGCGCAATTTCGAAATTTATCTGAAGCGGGTTTGGTTTGCCAACGGCATCCATCACCACTACTCCAACGAGAAGATGAAACCCACTTTTTCGAAAGCCTATTTTGACCAGCTTTTGCAAAATACCAACACGAAACTGGACGCACAGATTGCTGATATTTTATTTAACAATGTCGACAATAAAAAGGTCAATCTCGATTTGAGCAAAGGTTTACTTCGCGGCTCTGCAGTCAATTTCTACGGCGACGGTGTGACTTCGGAAGAAGCCGATAAATATTACGCCCAAATGAAAAGCCCGGATGCGCAACGCCCTTTATCCACCGGACTCAATTCTAAGTTGGTGAAGGAAAATGGGAAACTTACTGAAAAGGTGTATAAAAGCGGTGGCATGTATGGCGCAGCCATTGACAAAGTAACGTATTGGCTGGAAAAAGCTAAGACAGCAGCGGAAAATCAGAAGCAGGCGAATGCGTTGGCACTGCTGATTCAATATTATAAAACCGGCGACCTCAAAACATGGGATGATTACAACACCGCGTGGGTCGGAGCTACCGATGGCAATATCGATTATATAAACGGTTTTATCGAAGTCTATAATGATCCTTTGGGACACAAAGGTTCCTATGAAAGTGTGGTTCAGATCAAAGATTTTGACATGTCCAAGAAAATGGAAGTCCTCTCCAATGAGGCCCAATGGTTTGAAGACCATACGCCACTAATGCCCCAGCACAAGAAAAAGAATGTGGTGGGCGTCAGTTATAAAACCGTCGTGGTCGCGTCTGAGGCCGGAGATTCTTCACCGAGCACGCCAATTGGCATCAACCTACCCAATGCGGATTGGATCCGTGCGGAATATGGGTCAAAATCGGTTTCCCTCGGGAATATTATCGATGCCTATAACCAAGCTGGCGGCTCGGGTCGTTTAAAGGAATTCGTGAACGATGAGGAAGAACTGCGACTTTCCGAAAAGTATGGGGAGCTGGCAAGCAAACTGCACACCGCCCTTCACGAGGTAGTTGGTCACGCTTCGGGACAGATTAATCCAGGTGTGGGCACGCCGAAAGAAACTTTGAAAAGCTACGCTTCCACCATGGAAGAAGGCCGCGCAGATCTGGTAGGACTTTATTTTCTTTATGATCCGAAGTTGCAGGAACTCGGCTTGGTAGATGACTGGAAAGCCGTCGGAAAATCGGCGTACGATAACTATATCCGAAATGGATTGATGATGCAGCTCGTGCGTTTGGATCCGGGTGCTGATATTGAAGAATCTCATATGCGAAACCGACAGTGGGTCAGCGCCTGGGTTTTCGAGAAAGGTAAAAAAGACAATGTCATCGAGAAAGTGATGCGCAACGGAAAAACCTATTTCAACATTACGGATTACGATAAGTTGCACGATCTTTTTGGTCAGCTTCTTCGCGAAACACAACGTATAAAATCCGAAGGCGATTATAACGCGGCTAAAAACCTGGTGGAAAACTATGGCGTAAAAGTAGATCAGGCGCTTCATAAAGAAGTGTTGGCGCGCAATGCGCAGTATAAAGAGGCCGCCTACCGTGGTTTTGTCAATCCTTATATTACACCTGTGAAAAACACGAACGGAACGGTCACCGATTATGTTTTGAAATATCCTACATCATTTCCGGAGCAGATGCTGGAATACGCTAAAGAGTATAGTTTCTTACCGGATAATAATTAG